The proteins below come from a single Tachypleus tridentatus isolate NWPU-2018 chromosome 13, ASM421037v1, whole genome shotgun sequence genomic window:
- the LOC143237981 gene encoding uncharacterized protein LOC143237981 isoform X3, with translation MSLYKSAIKLHSTLQGKSHQVKKYKCTFRNCLFTSAYPKDFQRHQRTHSGEKPFTCEECGKRFSRSDKVKAHKKTHTEERPFKCTECSYAAKDNGSLTKHLRTHTNEKPYKCKICPYSCRSSSQLSVHIRTHTGDKPFQCALCDTKFKINSDLKRHMRIHTGEKPYKCDTCPYSCAIKANLKTHVRMIHLMDNPLKCSKCDFATPSRRALREHEQEHRDKTQRCKHCNYLTPSLTALNVHLRIHSNLPLHIKKNHLKKIGKGPARRLSVEKNLSINSQTKYKKNRKISDGILFKCEQCGKNFKGKDTYQNHLKTHRSCEGSFDNCSGVGDTICDVICSSESSDLSTTSSHSRCFQSGNTQVTTASLTVHLAVPNSRVLESTPLDSPNCSVPQATMNNVTSVTLAQTHPTASSRKTSENTMSEMSFKVQDGVQSDISTPVFVIPISGEDGTLLFSTNDGLIDKSLTSNNNNSNNKPQVSSNHGRNTASNCQMNESSTTARSNSSEGNFHLDKLGSITQQQSQSNSTNNIRNEQLANLFSHNYSQHEFCHGIKVVTSCPTFSSSHNNPTTIWSSSSQPSQVFHINSSTPDATNSGIMVQHGSLESGTTILYHVQTDGGGSVIIPFLSFNQEGVSGIRPEPGFLIPQFTEPSGLSQQSLLPSVQYLVSHPVIQPEQVVQVDVAGIHFPTTSSSVSSGSLQIPNSVPIGLPSIELSQQLGIIEQFGVHSDKESVTRAVGCMGVEMFPSNQASNSTTEVVTSPRLSHPFILTSSSDISQTIVTNADIPGLMLQPVSNLQNFTSVTTPPLETLNMNGYNNIMRYVGVATPVSLGTTCVLADSSLLKSNILSTMESVTGTQNCFRRSIGGGSLVPASNFGYKITSS, from the exons GTAGTTATGCAGCAAAGGACAATGGTAGCTTAACAAAACACCTTCGAACTCACACCAATGAGAAACCGTACAA ATGCAAGATTTGTCCATACAGTTGTCGTAGTTCCAGTCAGTTATCAGTTCACATACGCACTCACACGGGGGACAAGCCATTCCAATGTGCTCTCTGTGACACTAAGTTCAAAATCAACTCTGACCTGAAGCGACACATGAGAATTCATACTGGAGAGAAACCCTATAAATGTGATACGTGCCCCTACTCTTGTGCAATAAAAG caaactTGAAAACACACGTACGAATGATTCACTTGATGGACAATCCTTTGAAATGTTCCAAGTGTGATTTTGCCACCCCGTCCCGTCGAGCGTTACGGGAGCATGAACAGGAACATAGAGATAAAACTCAACGTTGCAAACACTGTAACTATTTAACTCCTTCTCTCACGGCCCTTAACGTCCACCTGAGGATTCACA GTAATTTACCCCTTCATATCAAGAAAAATCACCTCAAAAAGATTGGAAAAGGTCCAGCCAGAAGATTATCTGTTGAGAAGAATTTATCAATTAATTCTCAAactaaatacaagaaaaatagaAAGATCTCAGATGGTATACTTTTTAAGTGTGAACAATGTGGAAAAAACTTCAAGGGAAAAGATACCTATCAAAATCATTTAAAGACTCACAGAAGCTGTGAGGGCTCATTTGACAATTGTTCGGGAGTGGGTGATACTATCTGTGATGTGATATGCTCTTCTGAAAGCTCAGATTTAAGTACTACTAGTTCTCACAGTAGATGTTTCCAATCTGGAAACACTCAAGTGACAACAGCTTCTCTCACTGTGCATTTGGCTGTTCCAAACTCTCGTGTTTTGGAAAGCACTCCACTTGATTCTCCAAACTGTAGTGTTCCCCAAGCCACCATGAATAATGTAACATCTGTTACCTTAGCACAGACACATCCAACAGCCAGCTCTCGTAAAACATCTGAGAATACAATGTCAGAAATGTCATTCAAAGTTCAGGATGGTGTGCAATCTGATATCAGTACACCTGTCTTTGTGATTCCCATTTCTGGTGAAGATGGAACTTTGCTGTTTTCAACTAATGATGGCTTGATTGACAAGTCTTTAACAAGCAATAACAATAATAGCAATAACAAACCACAAGTTTCCTCAAACCATGGAAGAAATACAGCATCAAACTGTCAAATGAATGAATCCTCCACTACAGCAAGAAGTAATTCAAGTGAAGGGAATTTTCACTTAGATAAACTAGGAAGCATTACTCAGCAACAAAGTCAGAGTAACTCTACAAATAACATAAGGAATGAGCAGCTAGCcaatttattttcacataattatagTCAACACGAATTTTGTCATGGTATAAAGGTTGTGACTTCATGCCCCACTTTTTCTAGTTCTCATAACAATCCTACAACCATATGGTCATCAAGTTCTCAGCCTTCTCAAGTATTCCACATAAACAGTTCGACTCCTGATGCCACCAACTCTGGAATTATGGTGCAACATGGCAGTCTGGAATCTGGAACAACTATTTTGTACCATGTTCAAACAGATGGCGGAGGTTCAGTCATCATTCCATTTCTTTCCTTCAACCAAGAAGGAGTTTCTGGAATAAGACCAGAACCTGGATTTTTGATTCCACAGTTTACAGAGCCTTCTGGTCTGAGTCAGCAATCCCTTCTTCCTAGCGTTCAGTATTTGGTTTCACATCCAGTCATCCAACCAGAACAAGTAGTGCAGGTAGACGTTGCAGGAATTCATTTTCCCACTACTAGTTCTTCTGTTTCCTCTGGTTCCTTACAGATACCAAACAGTGTTCCTATAGGTCTTCCTTCTATTGAATTATCCCAACAGCTGGGAATTATTGAGCAATTTGGTGTTCATTCTGACAAAGAATCAGTTACCAGAGCTGTAGGGTGTATGGGAGTTGAAATGTTTCCTAGCAACCAAGCATCAAACAGCACAACTGAAGTAGTAACTTCACCCAGACTTTCTCACccatttattttaacatcatcatcagacatttCTCAAACCATTGTAACAAATGCAGACATTCCTGGATTAATGCTCCAGCCTGTATCAAATCTTCAGAACTTCACCAGTGTAACTACACCACCATTGGAAACACTAAACATGAATGGATATAACAATATCATGCGTTATGTTGGAGTAGCTACACCTGTTTCTTTAGGGACCACATGTGTACTGGCAGATTCATCCTTATTGAAATCGAACATTTTATCCACCATGGAGTCAGTAACTGGAACTCAAAATTGTTTCAGAAGAAGTATTGGTGGAGGTTCTTTGGTCCCAGCCTCAAATTTTGGATACAAGATAACTAGTTCATGA